The following are encoded in a window of Campylobacter concisus ATCC 51562 genomic DNA:
- a CDS encoding MFS transporter: MLKSVLPLSFIIASRFLGLFIVLPVLSLYALNLRGANEFLVGLIVGVYAISQMIFQVPFGALSDRIGRKKTLTIGLLVFIIGSIICAHTSDIFTMLFGRFLQGVGAIGAVATAMISDYITEEKRSKAMAIMGAFIGLSFTLSMVLGPLLAKDYGLSSLFYLSAALSLLCIVLLYTVVPKEIKVSAKSEKVPFGKLFLQKDYMIINFTSFMQKMLASIAFLVIPIVLVKEYGYESSELYKVYTLGAVLGFLAMGLAGALGDGKGLSKVILIAGTLLFALTYTIFAISFTLFIFVLGVAIFFIGFNLHEPIMQSTATKFVKSSQKGSALGVFNSFGYLGSFVGGAFGGYILHAFGFKVLAIICVVLCVIWLVLLFSLSDPRIFKNIYLSPEVSLNLELLNRQKGVVDYYKNEKNQVIKFDSRLISEAALKESLKF, from the coding sequence ATGTTAAAAAGCGTTTTACCACTATCTTTTATCATAGCAAGCAGATTTTTAGGTCTTTTTATAGTTTTGCCAGTGCTTAGCCTTTATGCCTTAAATTTACGCGGAGCAAACGAGTTTTTAGTAGGGCTAATAGTAGGCGTCTATGCGATCTCACAGATGATATTTCAAGTACCTTTTGGAGCACTCTCTGATAGGATAGGACGCAAAAAAACATTAACGATCGGACTTTTGGTTTTTATCATCGGCTCAATAATTTGTGCACATACAAGCGATATTTTTACCATGCTATTTGGTAGATTTTTACAAGGCGTAGGTGCTATCGGAGCAGTTGCAACTGCGATGATAAGTGACTATATAACAGAAGAAAAACGCTCAAAAGCTATGGCGATAATGGGCGCTTTTATAGGACTTAGTTTCACACTTTCTATGGTGCTTGGGCCACTTCTTGCCAAAGACTACGGACTTTCAAGTCTCTTTTATCTAAGCGCCGCTCTTAGCCTACTTTGCATTGTACTTCTTTATACAGTTGTGCCAAAAGAGATAAAAGTGAGTGCCAAAAGTGAAAAAGTGCCATTTGGTAAGCTGTTTTTACAAAAAGACTACATGATCATAAATTTCACCTCTTTTATGCAAAAGATGCTAGCAAGTATCGCATTTTTGGTGATCCCTATCGTTTTGGTAAAAGAGTATGGTTACGAAAGTAGCGAGCTTTACAAGGTCTATACACTTGGCGCCGTGCTTGGCTTTTTGGCTATGGGGCTAGCTGGCGCCCTTGGCGATGGCAAGGGACTTAGCAAGGTCATCTTGATAGCTGGTACGCTGCTTTTTGCTCTAACCTACACCATTTTTGCCATTAGTTTTACACTTTTTATCTTCGTTTTGGGAGTTGCTATATTTTTTATAGGATTTAACCTTCACGAGCCCATTATGCAATCAACTGCAACAAAATTTGTAAAATCCTCACAAAAAGGCTCAGCCCTTGGTGTATTTAATTCATTTGGCTATCTAGGAAGCTTTGTTGGAGGTGCATTTGGTGGGTATATCTTGCACGCCTTTGGCTTTAAAGTACTCGCCATTATCTGCGTGGTGCTTTGCGTGATCTGGCTTGTTTTACTCTTTAGCCTAAGCGATCCAAGAATTTTTAAAAACATCTATCTAAGCCCTGAAGTAAGCTTAAATTTAGAGTTGCTAAATAGACAAAAAGGCGTGGTGGATTATTACAAAAACGAGAAAAATCAAGTGATAAAATTTGACTCTCGCCTAATAAGCGAGGCGGCTTTAAAAGAGAGTTTGAAGTTTTGA
- the rpsI gene encoding 30S ribosomal protein S9: protein MAKVYATGKRKTAVAKVWIKAGSGKIVVNGMDLNTWLGGHEAIKLKVIQPLLVTKQESLIDVVATTLGGGYSAQAEALRHGISRALADMDADFRAALKPKGLLTRDSRVVERKKFGRRKARRSPQFSKR, encoded by the coding sequence ATGGCAAAAGTTTATGCAACTGGTAAAAGAAAAACTGCCGTAGCAAAGGTTTGGATAAAAGCTGGAAGCGGTAAAATCGTAGTAAATGGTATGGATCTTAATACTTGGCTTGGTGGACATGAAGCTATAAAGCTTAAAGTAATTCAGCCACTTCTAGTTACTAAACAAGAGAGTTTAATAGATGTAGTAGCTACAACTTTAGGTGGTGGTTATTCAGCACAAGCAGAGGCTTTAAGACACGGTATTTCACGTGCTTTAGCTGATATGGATGCTGATTTTAGAGCAGCACTTAAACCAAAAGGCTTATTAACTAGAGATTCTCGTGTTGTTGAACGTAAGAAATTTGGTAGAAGAAAGGCAAGAAGAAGCCCACAATTCTCTAAACGTTAA
- the rplM gene encoding 50S ribosomal protein L13, whose amino-acid sequence MTKITKPNEVKRDWIVVDAAGKRFGRLLTEVATILRGKNKPCFTPNVDCGDYVIIINASKVEFTGNNKAEDKLYHRHSGYFGSVKSEKFGDLIANKPEKLFKLAVRGMLPKTKLGREMIKKLKVYAGSEHPHTAQIAKKEGK is encoded by the coding sequence ATGACAAAAATAACAAAGCCAAACGAAGTTAAGCGAGACTGGATCGTTGTTGATGCAGCTGGTAAACGTTTTGGTAGATTGCTAACTGAGGTAGCAACTATACTTCGTGGCAAAAACAAACCATGCTTCACGCCAAACGTAGATTGTGGCGACTATGTTATCATCATAAATGCTTCAAAAGTAGAATTTACTGGTAATAACAAAGCTGAAGATAAACTTTATCACAGACACTCAGGATACTTTGGTAGCGTAAAGAGTGAAAAATTTGGCGATTTGATAGCAAATAAGCCAGAAAAACTATTTAAATTAGCTGTTCGTGGAATGCTTCCAAAAACTAAACTTGGAAGAGAGATGATAAAAAAACTAAAAGTTTATGCTGGCAGTGAGCATCCTCATACGGCACAAATAGCTAAAAAAGAAGGAAAATAA
- a CDS encoding OmpA family protein, with protein MKKIALAMVAATAVFASNAAYNYEVTPTIGGVHPEGNLRVKDHNFVGVRVARNLEDFFFDQVELGVDYTQKAKEKTGSLTREGRVLRYHANLVKDIVDFGPVSLYGLVGAGYEDVPAIFVKNEDGGFGQYGFGLRYQVTDRFALKAEARDAIKFEHADHNLFYSLGFGIGLDSKAAPVVAAAPVAAATPAATPVLDDDNDGVPNDIDQCPNTPAGVVVDERGCEKVIVLRDLDVNFAFDSYKVGPKYAAEIKKVADFMGEHPDYKVVLAGHTDSVGAEAYNQKLSEKRAKAVADVLAGYGVSEDKISTVGYGELKPIATNKTKEGRAQNRRVEATFNK; from the coding sequence ATGAAAAAGATTGCTTTAGCTATGGTTGCCGCAACAGCGGTTTTTGCGTCTAACGCAGCATATAATTATGAAGTTACTCCAACTATTGGTGGCGTTCACCCAGAGGGAAATTTACGTGTAAAAGACCACAACTTCGTTGGTGTTAGAGTTGCTAGAAATCTTGAAGATTTTTTCTTTGACCAAGTAGAGCTTGGTGTTGATTACACTCAAAAAGCAAAAGAAAAAACAGGTAGCTTAACAAGAGAAGGAAGAGTTCTTAGATATCATGCAAATCTTGTAAAAGATATAGTTGATTTTGGACCAGTTAGTCTATATGGTTTAGTTGGTGCTGGTTATGAAGATGTTCCAGCTATTTTTGTTAAAAATGAAGATGGCGGTTTTGGCCAATATGGTTTTGGCTTAAGATATCAAGTAACTGATAGATTTGCTCTTAAAGCAGAAGCAAGAGACGCTATCAAATTTGAACATGCTGATCATAACCTATTCTATTCACTAGGCTTTGGTATCGGTCTTGACTCAAAAGCAGCTCCAGTTGTGGCGGCAGCTCCAGTTGCAGCAGCAACTCCAGCAGCAACTCCAGTTCTTGATGATGATAATGATGGCGTGCCAAACGATATAGATCAATGCCCTAACACTCCAGCTGGCGTGGTTGTTGATGAAAGAGGATGCGAAAAAGTTATCGTTCTTAGAGATTTAGATGTTAATTTTGCATTTGATAGCTATAAAGTTGGACCAAAATATGCAGCTGAGATCAAAAAAGTAGCTGACTTCATGGGCGAACACCCAGATTATAAAGTTGTACTTGCTGGTCACACTGATAGCGTAGGTGCAGAAGCTTATAACCAAAAACTATCTGAAAAAAGAGCAAAAGCAGTAGCTGATGTTCTTGCTGGCTATGGTGTAAGCGAGGATAAAATTTCAACAGTTGGCTACGGTGAGCTTAAACCAATTGCTACAAATAAAACTAAAGAAGGTCGCGCTCAAAATAGACGCGTTGAAGCTACTTTCAATAAATAA
- a CDS encoding HAD family hydrolase, whose product MNKTILFDLDGTLIDSTSAILKGFDRAFLSHGKKEPDHNALKSLVGHPLEIMFERLGASKNLIDSYIKEYKACYEKIYLDETVLLDYANEALKEASSFADVGIVTTKTSKFSIILLEHLGVIKYIKTVIGRDDVTNPKPNPEPINLALYRLNKDKNNAFMLGDTIMDLMAAQAAFITGVGLTCGYGQKSDLEKFSKHIFSNPFEAVSFIKEV is encoded by the coding sequence ATGAACAAAACCATACTTTTTGATTTAGACGGTACACTTATTGACTCAACTTCTGCTATTTTAAAAGGATTTGATAGAGCTTTCTTGTCTCATGGTAAAAAAGAGCCAGACCATAATGCATTAAAGTCTTTGGTTGGTCATCCGCTTGAAATAATGTTTGAAAGACTTGGTGCAAGCAAAAATTTAATTGATAGCTATATAAAAGAGTATAAAGCTTGCTACGAAAAAATTTATCTTGATGAGACGGTACTTTTAGATTATGCAAATGAAGCATTGAAGGAGGCAAGTAGCTTTGCTGATGTGGGTATAGTTACTACGAAAACTTCAAAATTTTCTATTATCTTGCTTGAGCATTTAGGGGTTATAAAATATATAAAAACTGTTATTGGAAGAGATGATGTTACTAATCCAAAACCAAATCCAGAGCCTATAAATTTGGCTTTATATAGACTTAATAAAGATAAAAATAATGCATTTATGCTAGGTGACACCATTATGGATCTAATGGCTGCACAAGCTGCTTTTATTACAGGCGTAGGTCTAACTTGTGGATATGGTCAAAAGAGTGATTTGGAGAAATTTAGTAAACATATTTTCTCAAACCCATTTGAAGCTGTTAGCTTTATAAAAGAGGTTTGA
- a CDS encoding NAD(P)/FAD-dependent oxidoreductase — MIYDVIIIGAGASGLFLGANLNGKKVAILEKNSSAGKKILASGGGRCNITNRFVSAKNYIGEQKFIEQILKVLTPNQVLKFFSELKFSEQKQNQFFCDSGAKSVLSVLLKRQNVDIFYNKEVLGAKKVDEIFEILTKDEKFRARNLVIASGGLSYKALGASDIGYKIANDFGIETSTLAPALVGFSVQKDEFWLKELSGVSLNADVKINSKNESHKFSGNLLFTHRGISGPAILNASLFWQNGRICINFLPKFSEKNLINGKKQLSSVLPLPKRFVLEFLRNFGLKDRAFYEFSDEERQIIKRLFAYEFAPAGTFGFERAEVTKGGVKSEFLDENLQAYNVKGLYFVGEVLDITGMLGGYNLHFAFASALKVARVLNL, encoded by the coding sequence TTGATCTACGACGTCATCATCATTGGCGCCGGTGCTAGTGGACTATTTTTAGGAGCAAATTTAAATGGTAAAAAGGTTGCCATCTTAGAAAAAAATAGTAGTGCTGGCAAAAAGATCCTAGCAAGCGGTGGAGGCAGATGCAACATCACAAACCGCTTTGTAAGCGCTAAAAACTATATTGGAGAGCAAAAATTTATAGAGCAAATTTTAAAAGTACTGACTCCAAATCAAGTTTTAAAATTTTTTAGCGAGCTTAAATTTAGTGAGCAAAAGCAAAATCAATTTTTCTGCGATAGTGGTGCAAAGAGCGTCTTGAGCGTACTTTTAAAAAGGCAAAATGTAGATATTTTTTACAACAAAGAGGTTCTTGGCGCTAAAAAAGTAGATGAAATTTTTGAAATTTTGACAAAAGATGAAAAATTTAGAGCTAGAAATTTAGTCATCGCAAGTGGAGGATTAAGCTACAAAGCCCTTGGCGCAAGTGACATTGGTTATAAAATAGCAAATGATTTTGGCATTGAAACATCAACTCTTGCGCCTGCACTTGTTGGATTTAGCGTACAAAAAGATGAGTTTTGGCTTAAAGAACTTAGTGGCGTCAGCCTAAACGCAGACGTAAAGATAAATAGCAAAAACGAGAGCCATAAATTTAGTGGTAATCTGCTTTTTACACATAGGGGCATAAGCGGACCAGCAATACTAAACGCCTCGCTATTTTGGCAAAATGGGCGAATTTGCATAAATTTTTTGCCCAAATTTAGTGAGAAAAATTTAATAAATGGTAAAAAGCAACTTAGTTCGGTTTTGCCCTTACCAAAGAGATTTGTGCTAGAATTTTTAAGAAATTTTGGCTTAAAAGATAGAGCTTTTTATGAATTTAGCGATGAAGAGAGACAAATCATAAAAAGGCTTTTTGCTTATGAATTTGCCCCAGCTGGGACATTTGGCTTTGAAAGAGCGGAAGTTACAAAAGGTGGCGTAAAGAGTGAATTTTTAGATGAAAATTTACAAGCTTATAACGTTAAGGGACTTTATTTTGTTGGCGAAGTCTTGGACATCACTGGCATGCTTGGCGGATATAACTTACATTTTGCATTTGCAAGTGCTCTAAAGGTGGCTAGGGTCTTAAATCTATGA